One window from the genome of Gambusia affinis linkage group LG14, SWU_Gaff_1.0, whole genome shotgun sequence encodes:
- the eppk1 gene encoding LOW QUALITY PROTEIN: epiplakin (The sequence of the model RefSeq protein was modified relative to this genomic sequence to represent the inferred CDS: inserted 2 bases in 1 codon), with protein sequence MVSISQNTAMKKNGYEVHEPVAGIFLEKTGEKFTIYQAMKKHLLKPGTALALLEAQAATVGIIDPIGNRIFPVADAVKEGVVGPEMREKLLFAEKAISGYIDPYTNQIISVYQAMQKDLVPRDYGLRLLEAQIASKGIFDPVEKTSISTDAAIQKGLYEKALLSDQMSELKVFYNPSTQEYLNYQNLLETCTVEPETGLLLLPVCIAFKGLRKGISSSELLESKIIDKETYEDLQKGKTTTQDVMLIETVKEYLEGKGSIAGVADLSTNQRISIYQAMKQGILMPGTALILLEAQAATGFMIDPVGNKKYTVGEAIMHKLIGPECHLKLLSAERAVTGYKDPYSGETISLFQAMSKDLIVKEHGIRLLEAQIATGGIIDPINSHRLPIQVAFKRGYFDEKMNKILEDEGDDTKGFFDPNTEDNLTYLQLIERCVTDPGTGLCLLPLHDKSGKFNSSFIDYKTKTVFKTEKVKVTCGKYMGMTVSLWELLMSEYFNEHQRQDIFQKYKEGKLNISTIIKMILETIDTSVKATRTVFEGIRETVTAKQLVEAEIISEKVMKELEDGKKSIKDVIEDENVNVYLQGKDSIAGILLPDSQVITIYQARQKGKLMPGTALILLEAQAATGFIIDPIGNRKFSVDDAVKAKIVGPDVCQKLRSAERAVTGYKDPHDGKIISLFQAMQKDLILKDHGIRLLEAQIATGGIIDPVNSHRIPVHVAYKRGYFNEEMNQILSDPSDDTKGFFDPNTHENLTYLQLLARCVKDPGTGLCLLPLKSKSTKINIDDNMKDIFHRTIITVKYGRFKGSTTLWEAINSEYLSEDKRQDLFKLFRSRKITVEQLTVIIIDIIESKEIKQQAELNFEGLRGEVSVVDLLNLEIVDEKTYKSMIDGKLSSTDVMKMDSVRAYLQGTSCVAGLILQPSNQKLSINEAQKKGILTPGTALCLLEAQAATGFIVDPLKNQKLTVEEALREKVIGPQVYEKLLSAERAVTGYKDPYTGQKISLFQAMKKDLIVKQHGIRLLEAQIATGGIIDPLKCLHLPLEVAYRKGYFDSELNQILTDPTDDTKGFFDPKTQENLTYMEMLSRCVKDKDTGLLLLPLNDTPKTSVKTEKTYTEAEIRQEFEKTFVSVSVGRYSEKSVSLWDLIHSCYFTEDQQLEFIEKVKTKQMNTQTIITVVISTIEKLERESPKVTMGLRKEVSAKQLLDSDIIDSATFIQVKEGKLDLDEVSKRESVTRYLRGTASIAGIKIYPTQDVMSIYEAKQKNLLTPGIALVLLKAQSATGWLIDPVSNKFYSVDEGAKEKVIGTDVLEQLLSAQRAVTGFKDPYTDGTISLFEAMEERLIERSEGLHLLEAQMATGGIIDPNQSHRVPAQVAIKKGFLDEETYRILQNPSDDARGYFDPNTNENLSYVQLMGRCERDSKTGLLLLPLDVDESKEFHTDEQVELAFKNRSISLNVGKFKNNKITVWELLLSEYISAEKREQLIRQYKSGALKLEEIIEILTVIITELSTKERKFKGLRKQVSASELLESKIISKEIFDKIMQGKISEENVTEIESIQKYLGATNCIAGVRVESTKIIMSIYEAKCRGLLTPGTSLILLEAQAATGFVIDPVNNKKLSVEEAVAQGVVGKEWKKKLLSAERAVTGYKDPYTGNTISLFQALKKDLIVKDHGIRLLEAQIATGGIIDPVHSHRVPVQVAYQRGYFDEEMNQILTDPDDDTKGFFDPNTKENLTYLQLIERCAKDPCTDLNLLSIVKKGEFYFFVDEATKVILKSTTTTKAGGKYEGTTVSLWDLLYSKYITEEKRRDLVQQFKAGTLTIEHFLEIILSIIQQKTATTITTITKTTEEKTFKGIRKDVNLTELVESKIIDEELYKKIVDEDVTVAEVSKMDSVRKYLEGTNSIAGVYIQSTKETLSIYEAKGRGLLTPGTSLVLLEAQAATGFMIDPVKNKKLSVEEAVGQRLVGKEWKDKLISAERAVTGYKDPYTGNTISLFQALKKDLIVKDHGIRLLEXQIATGGIIDPVHSHRVPVQVAYQRGYFDEEMNQILTDPDDDTKGFFDPNTKENLTYLQLIERCITDPATGLSLLVVVKKGEVLLLC encoded by the exons ATGGTGTCCATCAGTCAGAACACTGCCATGAAGAAAAATGGATATGAAGTCCATGAACCTGTGGCAGGCATATTTCTGGAGAAGACAGGGGAGAAATTCACCATTTATCAGGCCATGAAAAAACATCTGCTTAAACCGGGAACAGCATTAGCTCTGCTTGAAGCACAAGCAGCCACTGTGGGCATCATAGATCCAATAGGAAACCGTATATTTCCTGTTGCAGATGCTGTTAAAGAAGGAGTAGTTGGTCCAGAAATGAGGGAGAAACTTCTCTTTGCAGAAAAAGCCATTAGTGGGTACATAGACCCCTACACTAATCAAATTATATCTGTGTACCAGGCTATGCAAAAAGATTTAGTCCCCAGAGATTATGGCTTGAGGTTACTGGAAGCACAGATAGCCAGCAAAGGCATCTTTGACCCTGTGGAGAAGACCAGCATCTCTACTGATGCTGCGATCCAAAAGGGCCTTTATGAAAAGGCTTTGCTTAGTGACCAAATGTCTGAGCTGAAGGTATTTTACAATCCAAGCACACAAGAATATCTTAACTACCAAAACCTTCTGGAAACATGCACTGTGGAGCCAGAAACCGGCTTGCTGCTCCTTCCTGTCTGTATTGCCTTCAAAGGTCTGCGCAAAGGCATTTCCTCCAGTGAACTATTGGAGTCAAAGATCATCGACAAAGAAACATATGAAGACTTGCAAAAAGGGAAGACCACAACCCAGGATGTGATGTTGATTGAAACCGTGAAAGAATACCTGGAAGGCAAAGGCAGCATAGCAGGCGTTGCTGATctctcaaccaatcagagaatAAGCATTTATCAAGCCATGAAGCAAGGGATATTGATGCCAGGCACGGCACTTATTCTGCTGGAAGCACAAGCAGCAACTGGGTTCATGATTGATCctgtaggaaataaaaaatacacagtgGGTGAAGCTATTATGCACAAACTTATTGGCCCAGAATGTCATTTGAAGCTGCTTTCAGCTGAGCGAGCAGTGACTGGATACAAAGATCCTTATTCAGGAGAGACCATATCCCTATTTCAAGCAATGTCAAAGGATCTCATCGTTAAGGAACATGGGATCCGGCTACTGGAGGCACAAATTGCCACTGGTGGAATAATTGATCCAATCAACAGCCACAGACTTCCCATTCAAGTGGCCTTTAAGAGAGgctattttgatgaaaaaatgaATAAGATACTGGAAGATGAAGGCGATGACACAAAAGGATTTTTTGACCCAAATACAGAAGACAACCTTACATACCTTCAGCTGATTGAAAGGTGTGTCACCGATCCTGGCACTGGATTGTGCCTTCTTCCTCTACATGACAAATCAGGCAAATTTAATTCTAGCTTTATtgactacaaaacaaaaactgtcttcaaaactgaaaaagttaAAGTGACATGTGGGAAGTACATGGGAATGACAGTCTCTTTGTGGGAACTACTGATGTCAGAGTACTTCAATGAACACCAGAGGCAAGACATATTTCAGAAATACAAGGAAGGGAAGTTAAATATCTCTACAATCATTAAGATGATTTTGGAGACCATAGATACATCGGTAAAAGCAACAAGAACCGTCTTTGAGGGTATACGGGAAACTGTCACAGCCAAGCAGCTTGTTGAAGCAGAAATCATCAGTGAGAAAGTGATGAAGGAGTTGGAAGATGGAAAAAAGTCAATAAAGGACGTAATAGaggatgaaaatgtaaatgtttacttACAGGGAAAAGACAGCATCGCAGGTATTCTGCTTCCAGATTCCCAAGTTATAACAATCTACCAAGCCAGACAAAAAGGAAAGCTGATGCCAGGAACTGCTCTGATTCTGCTGGAGGCACAAGCAGCTACTGGGTTCATTATTGATCCCAttggaaacaggaagttttcAGTGGATGATGCTGTCAAAGCTAAAATTGTGGGACCTGATGTCTGTCAGAAGCTGCGTTCAGCAGAGAGAGCAGTCACTGGGTATAAAGATCCACATGATGGAAAAATAATCTCTCTGTTCCAAGCTATGCAAAAAGACCTGATCCTGAAAGACCATGGGATTCGACTTCTGGAGGCACAGATTGCTACTGGTGGTATCATTGATCCAGTGAACAGTCACCGCATCCCTGTACATGTAGCCTATAAGAGAGGATACTTCAATGAGGAGATGAATCAGATTTTGAGTGATCCAAGTGACGACACCAAAGGTTTCTTTGACCCCAATACCCATGAGAATCTGACATACTTGCAGCTACTGGCTAGATGTGTCAAAGATCCCGGTACTGGCCTGTGCCTCTTACCTTTGAAAAGCAAGAgcaccaaaataaatattgatgacAACATGAAGGACATTTTCCATAGGACAATAATTACTGTCAAATATGGCAGATTCAAGGGCAGCACAACTCTGTGGGAAGCAATTAATTCAGAATATCTGTCTGAAGACAAACGACAGGaccttttcaaacttttcaggTCCCGGAAAATCACTGTTGAGCAACTGACAGTGATCATTATAGATATCATTGAGAGCAAGGAGATAAAACAGCAAGCAGAGCTGAACTTTGAAGGTCTCAGGGGAGAGGTGTCTGTTGTGGATCTCTTGAATCTTGAAATTGTAGAtgagaaaacatacaaaagtaTGATTGATGGAAAGCTTTCAAGTACTGATGTAATGAAGATGGACAGCGTAAGAGCCTACCTCCAAGGGACAAGCTGTGTAGCAGGATTGATACTACAACCGTCCAATCAGAAACTAAGCATCAATGAGGCACAGAAAAAGGGCATCCTTACTCCAGGCACTGCCCTTTGTCTCCTTGAAGCACAGGCGGCCACAGGATTCATTGTAGATCCTCTAAAAAACCAAAAGCTTACAGTGGAAGAAGCACTAAGAGAAAAGGTCATTGGTCCACAAGTGTACGAAAAGCTGCTGTCTGCAGAGAGGGCTGTCACCGGTTACAAAGACCCATACACAGGTCAAAAGATCTCTCTATTCCAAGCTATGAAAAAGGATCTTATTGTCAAGCAGCATGGTATTCGTTTACTCGAGGCCCAAATTGCTACTGGTGGTATCATCGACCCATTGAAATGCCTCCATTTACCTCTAGAGGTTGCATACAGGAAAGGTTATTTTGATTCAGAACTCAATCAGATCTTAACAGACCCCACTGATGACACAAAGGGCTTCTTCGACCCAAAGACTCAAGAAAATTTGACATATATGGAAATGTTGAGCAGGTGTGTGAAAGATAAAGACACTGGACTCCTCCTCCTGCCACTGAATGACACACCAAAGAcatcagtaaaaacagaaaagacatacacagaagcagaaataaGGCAGGAGTTTGAAAAGACATTTGTAAGCGTAAGTGTGGGACGGTATTCggaaaaatctgtttctctCTGGGACTTGATTCACTCTTGTTACTTCACTGAAGATCAGCAGCTagaatttattgaaaaagtcaaaacaaagcagatgaACACTCAAACAATAATCACAGTAGTGATTTCCACAATTGAAAAACTGGAAAGGGAAAGCCCCAAAGTGACAATGGGGCTGAGAAAGGAAGTCTCTGCAAAACAACTCCTGGATTCTGATATTATTGACTCAGCCACATTCATACAGGTTAAAGAAGGAAAACTAGACTTAGATGAAGTAAGTAAAAGGGAATCTGTGACAAGATATCTTCGAGGAACCGCAAGCATTGCTGGAATCAAAATTTATCCAACCCAGGATGTAATGAGCATTTatgaagcaaaacagaaaaatcttttgACTCCCGGCATTGCACTTGTACTGCTTAAAGCACAGTCTGCAACAGGATGGCTGATTGATCCTGTCAGCAATAAGTTCTATTCAGTTGATGAGGGTGCAAAGGAGAAGGTAATTGGAACAGATGTCCTTGAGCAACTTCTTTCAGCACAGCGTGCTGTTACTGGCTTTAAGGATCCTTACACAGACGGCACCATATCCCTGTTTGAAGCGATGGAAGAAAGACTGATTGAAAGAAGTGAAGGCCTTCATCTTCTTGAAGCACAGATGGCAACTGGAGGAATTATCGACCCAAATCAAAGCCACAGAGTACCTGCTCAGGTTGCTATTAAAAAAGGATTCCTTGATGAAGAAACTTACAGAATTCTGCAAAACCCAAGTGATGATGCGAGGGGTTACTTTGACCCAAATACCAATGAAAATTTATCCTATGTTCAACTGATGGGTCGATGTGAAAGAGATTCCAAAACTGGACTCCTTCTCCTGCCATTGGATGTTGATGAGTCCAAGGAATTTCATACAGATGAGCAGGTGGAGCTTGCCTTCAAAAACAGAAGTATTTCCCTGAATGTAGGAAAatttaagaacaacaaaataacagtGTGGGAGTTATTGCTTTCTGAATATATCTCAGCAGAAAAGAGAGAGCAGCTGATACGACAGTACAAATCAGGAGCTTTGAAATTAGAGGAAATCATTGAAATCCTGACAGTTATCATCACAGAACTTTCaactaaagaaagaaagttcAAAGGACTAAGAAAACAGGTCTCAGCTAGTGAACTGTTAGAGTCAAAAATCATCTCAAAGGagatttttgacaaaattatgCAGGGCAAAATAAGTGAGgaaaatgtgactgaaattGAGTCCATTCAGAAGTACCTTGGAGCAACAAACTGCATAGCGGGTGTGAGAGTGGAATCAACAAAGATCATTATGAGCATTTATGAAGCTAAATGCCGAGGTCTACTGACTCCTGGTACCTCCCTAATTCTGCTGGAAGCCCAAGCTGCCACAGGTTTTGTCATTGACCCAGTAAACAATAAGAAACTTTCAGTAGAGGAAGCTGTTGCTCAAGGAGTAGTTGGGAAAGAGTGGAAGAAGAAATTGCTCTCAGCAGAAAGGGCAGTCACAGGATACAAAGACCCCTACACTGGAAACACAATTTCTTTGTTCCAGGCCCTGAAGAAAGATCTGATTGTTAAGGATCACGGGATCCGTCTTCTGGAGGCGCAGATTGCAACAGGAGGAATAATAGATCCAGTCCACAGTCACAGGGTGCCTGTACAGGTGGCATACCAAAGAGGTTACTTTGATGAAGAGATGAACCAGATCTTAACTGATCCAGACGATGACACCAAGGGTTTCTTTGACCCCAACACCAAGGAGAACCTTACATACCTCCAGCTGATCGAAAGGTGTGCCAAAGATCCATGTACAGACCTAAATCTACTGTCCATTGTGAAGAAAGGCGAGTTCTACTTCTTTGTTGACGAGGCCACAAAGGTCATCCTAAAGTCTACAACAACAACCAAAGCTGGAGGAAAATATGAAGGCACCACAGTTTCTCTGTGGGATTTGCTTTACTCCAAATACATCACagaggaaaagaggagagaTCTTGTCCAGCAGTTCAAAGCTGGAACTCTCACCATCGAACACTTCTTGGAAATCATCTTGTCCATCATTCAGCAAAAAACCGCAACAACAATCACAACAATCACAAAGACTACTGAGGAAAAAACCTTTAAGGGAATCAGAAAAGATGTCAACTTGACTGAACTAGTTGAATCAAAAATTATTGATGAGGAACTCTACAAGAAAATTGTTGATGAAGACGTCACAGTGGCCGAAGTCAGCAAAATGGATTCAGTACGTAAATACCTTGAAGGAACCAACAGCATTGCAGGAGTGTACATCCAGTCCACCAAGGAGACGCTGAGCATCTATGAAGCCAAAGGCCGAGGTCTACTGACTCCAGGCACCTCTCTGGTTTTGCTGGAAGCCCAAGCAGCCACTGGTTTCATGATCGACCCAGTAAAGAACAAGAAACTTTCTGTAGAGGAAGCTGTTGGTCAGAGACTGGTTGGTAAAGAATGGAAGGACAAACTGATTTCAGCAGAAAGGGCAGTCACAGGATACAAAGATCCCTACACTGGAAACACAATTTCTTTGTTCCAGGCCCTGAAGAAAGATCTGATTGTTAAGGATCACGGGATCCGTCTTCTGGA GCAGATTGCAACAGGAGGAATAATAGATCCAGTCCACAGTCACAGGGTGCCTGTACAGGTGGCATACCAAAGAGGTTACTTTGATGAAGAGATGAACCAGATCTTAACTGATCCAGACGATGACACCAAGGGTTTCTTTGACCCCAACACCAAGGAGAACCTTACATACCTCCAGCTGATCGAAAGGTGTATTACAGATCCTGCCACAGGTCTCAGTTTACTGGTCGTTGTGAAGAAAGGCGAAGTTCTACTTCTTTGTTGA